A genome region from Streptomyces sp. NBC_01296 includes the following:
- a CDS encoding cytochrome P450: MSDAISFEEHWDRTHQFDPPAIFDSLREERPLARMVYPDGHVGWIATSHELVRKVLSDPRFSHNLENFHFPVTRFGEPAVGSSPEIPGMFIHMDPPNHTRYRRLLTAEFTARRANRLTSRVEAVAAEQIAVMREHGGPVDLVANFAEPLVLRVLSEMVGLPYEERDRYAHAPAVLHDPDSTQEEVGAAFAQLTPFIVEVVEGKRKQPGDDLISRLVADGELTTEEVCNIVTLLLFAGYETTENALAVGVFALLHHADQLAALRADPSKLDAAVEELLRYITINQYEMYRTALEDIELDGELVKKGDTVTVSLPAANRDPAKFGCPAQLDIDRDTSGHVAFGFGIHQCLGQNLARVELRAGLSALLQAFPDLRLAVAVDEVPLRLKGSVFAVKSLPVSW, translated from the coding sequence ATGAGCGACGCAATTTCCTTCGAGGAGCATTGGGACCGGACCCATCAGTTCGATCCCCCTGCCATATTCGATTCCCTGCGTGAAGAGCGTCCGCTCGCGCGCATGGTGTACCCCGACGGGCACGTCGGCTGGATCGCCACCAGTCACGAGCTGGTGCGCAAGGTCCTCAGCGACCCGAGGTTCAGCCACAACCTCGAGAACTTCCACTTCCCGGTGACGCGCTTCGGAGAGCCGGCCGTCGGCTCCTCTCCGGAGATCCCGGGGATGTTCATCCACATGGACCCGCCGAACCACACCCGGTACCGGCGCCTGCTGACGGCCGAGTTCACCGCCCGCCGGGCGAACCGGCTGACGTCGCGCGTCGAGGCCGTGGCCGCCGAGCAGATCGCCGTGATGCGCGAGCACGGCGGTCCGGTGGACCTGGTGGCGAACTTCGCCGAGCCGCTGGTCCTGAGGGTGCTGTCCGAAATGGTCGGCCTGCCCTACGAGGAACGCGACCGGTACGCCCACGCACCGGCCGTCCTGCACGACCCGGACTCGACGCAGGAAGAGGTCGGAGCCGCGTTCGCGCAGCTGACGCCGTTCATCGTCGAGGTCGTGGAAGGAAAGCGGAAGCAGCCCGGAGACGACCTCATCAGCCGGCTCGTCGCCGACGGGGAGTTGACCACCGAAGAGGTGTGCAACATCGTCACCCTCCTGCTGTTCGCGGGCTACGAGACCACGGAGAACGCACTGGCCGTCGGGGTCTTCGCCCTGCTGCACCACGCGGACCAGTTGGCGGCCCTCCGTGCGGACCCGTCGAAGCTCGACGCCGCCGTCGAGGAGCTCCTCCGCTACATCACCATCAACCAGTACGAGATGTACCGCACTGCGTTGGAGGACATCGAGCTGGACGGCGAGCTGGTCAAGAAGGGGGACACCGTCACGGTGTCGCTGCCTGCGGCCAACCGCGACCCGGCCAAATTCGGGTGCCCGGCGCAGCTGGACATCGATCGCGACACCTCGGGCCACGTGGCGTTCGGCTTCGGCATCCACCAGTGCCTGGGCCAGAACCTGGCGCGCGTCGAACTGCGCGCCGGCCTGTCGGCTCTCCTCCAGGCGTTCCCCGACCTCCGGTTGGCCGTTGCCGTCGATGAGGTGCCGCTCCGGCTCAAGGGTTCCGTCTTCGCGGTAAAGAGCCTGCCCGTCTCCTGGTGA
- a CDS encoding FMN-dependent NADH-azoreductase — protein sequence MSHLLHIDSSVGAESVSRQLSAYFAEEWRNNHPGGGYVYRDVAAQPVPHITHPVHQALVYPDSDHGQSAQEQELTAAITQEVLEASVLVLGVPMHNLSVPSTLKSWLDRVVHPAHMVRPGQSGPLSGKSVVAILSRGGSYAPGTPREGHDFQRSYLKAIMEAIGLGEDLTFVTAEFTMAAAAPQMAHLKPLAEASLANAYDTLGKLAQ from the coding sequence ATGTCACACCTCCTGCACATTGACTCGAGTGTCGGTGCCGAATCCGTATCGAGGCAACTGTCAGCCTATTTCGCTGAAGAGTGGCGTAACAACCACCCTGGTGGTGGCTATGTTTATCGCGACGTGGCAGCCCAGCCGGTACCCCACATCACGCACCCCGTGCACCAGGCCCTCGTCTACCCGGACAGCGACCACGGTCAGAGTGCGCAGGAGCAGGAGCTCACCGCGGCGATCACCCAGGAGGTGCTCGAGGCGTCCGTGCTGGTCCTCGGCGTTCCCATGCACAACCTCTCGGTCCCGTCGACCCTCAAGTCGTGGCTGGACCGTGTCGTCCACCCGGCCCACATGGTCCGGCCCGGGCAGTCCGGTCCGCTCAGCGGAAAGTCGGTCGTGGCGATTTTGTCGAGGGGCGGTTCGTACGCGCCGGGAACGCCGCGTGAGGGGCACGACTTCCAGCGGTCCTATCTGAAGGCGATTATGGAGGCGATCGGTCTCGGCGAGGACCTGACCTTCGTGACCGCCGAGTTCACGATGGCGGCAGCCGCGCCGCAGATGGCGCATCTCAAGCCGTTGGCCGAAGCCTCCCTGGCGAATGCGTACGACACTCTCGGAAAGCTGGCCCAGTAA
- a CDS encoding Gfo/Idh/MocA family protein has product MKVAVLSFAHERAATYARLLNDMPGVDLVIADPDGSPDDPARGHAVARQLDAPYAGSWDEVFALRPGAVVVTSETDRRRELVERAAAAGAHVLCEQPMAAEEADVRAMVRACEDAGVRLTLVSPACFGPAFTAVREGLADGTAIGRLTTLHGAYNSPATGEREDGGALGADAAFLLDMVDAVLGGEPAEQVYAQANSLLGNDPDAPSAALVTVRYPSGTVASIDCSRSVAAHPSAVDGPTMSFIGDRASVEFHARPRLLGGFDAATAGERWEAGGSDLYAVMLGEFVAAVGEGRGAGPDGAAGVRTLRIVQAARASARTGRPVDLAAPAG; this is encoded by the coding sequence ATGAAGGTCGCTGTGTTGTCGTTCGCGCACGAGCGCGCCGCGACGTACGCCCGGCTGTTGAACGACATGCCCGGCGTCGACCTGGTCATCGCGGACCCTGACGGTTCGCCGGATGATCCGGCTCGGGGGCACGCCGTGGCCCGGCAGCTCGACGCGCCGTACGCGGGCAGCTGGGACGAGGTGTTCGCGCTGCGCCCCGGGGCGGTGGTGGTCACGAGCGAGACCGACCGCCGCCGCGAACTGGTCGAGCGGGCGGCGGCGGCCGGGGCGCACGTGCTGTGCGAGCAGCCGATGGCAGCCGAGGAGGCGGACGTCCGGGCCATGGTGCGCGCCTGTGAGGACGCCGGGGTGCGGCTGACGCTCGTGTCACCGGCCTGCTTCGGTCCGGCCTTCACCGCCGTGCGCGAAGGGCTCGCCGACGGTACGGCCATCGGCAGGCTGACGACCCTTCACGGGGCGTACAACAGCCCTGCGACCGGGGAACGGGAGGATGGCGGAGCGCTGGGCGCCGACGCCGCCTTCCTGCTCGACATGGTGGATGCGGTGCTCGGCGGGGAGCCCGCGGAGCAGGTGTACGCACAGGCGAACAGCCTCCTCGGCAACGACCCGGACGCCCCGAGCGCGGCTCTTGTCACGGTGCGCTATCCGAGCGGAACGGTCGCGTCCATCGACTGCAGCCGGAGCGTGGCAGCGCACCCGTCTGCCGTGGACGGACCGACGATGAGCTTCATCGGTGACCGGGCGAGCGTGGAGTTCCATGCCCGCCCGCGGCTGCTCGGCGGGTTCGACGCCGCCACGGCCGGTGAACGGTGGGAAGCGGGCGGGAGCGACCTGTACGCGGTCATGCTCGGCGAGTTCGTCGCCGCGGTCGGCGAGGGACGCGGAGCCGGCCCGGACGGCGCGGCCGGGGTGCGTACGCTCCGGATCGTCCAAGCGGCCCGCGCTTCGGCGAGGACCGGCCGGCCCGTGGATCTGGCAGCGCCCGCCGGCTGA
- a CDS encoding Gfo/Idh/MocA family protein encodes MRQLEVALIGAGLIARFHLDAWTTVGASVRVYSTDGRAEELAHEFGAKAVGSLDEALDGADAVDICTPTDSHYDIAMTAIAAGVGVVCEKPLAASTAEAEEIVAAAEQAGVRLYPTHNVRFAPAYARLHELVAAGSLGTGTVARFTVAGYHPRPWTGHASARSGGILTDQLLHGVDIAYWVFGDVVRVHASYQGEIAAPAPTGAVGVATVVLTHASGALSQVVGRWTATPQPPFRLTYRVSGTGGTVHYDSEWPQEIRVFGDAAPHFGHFGEKPFVSEIREFAEGFLGGPEPRLGPRDALAAIRITQAAAESAWTGRAVELTVKGAA; translated from the coding sequence ATGCGGCAACTTGAAGTAGCACTGATCGGCGCAGGACTGATAGCACGCTTCCATCTGGACGCGTGGACCACCGTCGGGGCGTCCGTGCGCGTCTACTCCACCGACGGACGCGCCGAGGAACTCGCACACGAATTCGGCGCCAAGGCCGTCGGTTCCCTGGACGAAGCGCTGGACGGCGCGGACGCCGTGGACATCTGCACCCCGACGGACAGCCACTACGACATCGCCATGACCGCCATTGCCGCGGGTGTGGGGGTGGTCTGCGAGAAGCCGCTGGCGGCCAGCACGGCCGAGGCGGAGGAGATCGTCGCCGCGGCGGAGCAGGCCGGCGTACGGCTCTACCCGACCCACAACGTACGGTTCGCCCCGGCCTACGCCCGGCTCCACGAGCTGGTGGCAGCAGGCAGCCTGGGTACGGGCACGGTCGCCCGGTTCACCGTCGCCGGCTACCACCCGCGGCCCTGGACCGGCCACGCGTCCGCGCGTTCGGGCGGGATCCTGACCGATCAGCTGCTGCACGGCGTCGACATCGCCTACTGGGTCTTCGGGGACGTCGTACGGGTGCACGCCTCCTATCAGGGTGAGATCGCCGCTCCGGCCCCGACCGGGGCCGTCGGCGTCGCAACCGTCGTCCTCACCCACGCCAGCGGCGCGCTCAGCCAGGTCGTGGGCCGGTGGACGGCGACGCCGCAACCGCCCTTCCGCCTCACCTACCGCGTCTCGGGCACGGGCGGGACGGTGCACTACGACTCCGAATGGCCTCAGGAGATCCGGGTGTTCGGCGACGCGGCCCCCCACTTCGGGCACTTCGGGGAGAAGCCGTTCGTCTCCGAAATCCGCGAGTTCGCCGAGGGGTTCCTGGGCGGGCCGGAGCCTCGTCTGGGGCCGCGGGACGCGCTGGCCGCCATCCGTATCACCCAGGCCGCCGCGGAGTCCGCATGGACCGGGCGTGCCGTGGAACTGACCGTGAAGGGGGCCGCATGA
- a CDS encoding thymidine kinase — protein sequence MPELVFFSGTMDCGKSTLALQIAHNRDARGLQGVIFTRDDRAGEGKLSSRLGLVTEAVEAPEGMDLYAYLVAQLSKGGKADYVIVDEAQFLAPEQIDQLARIVDDLDMDVFAFGITTDFRTKLFPGSQRLIELADRLEQLQVEALCWCGARATHNARTVGGEMVVEGAQVVVGDVNRPAEEIGYEVLCRRHHRKRMTSAAAHAGALSPDVLPVNHG from the coding sequence ATGCCCGAGCTGGTGTTCTTCTCCGGAACGATGGACTGCGGAAAGAGCACTCTGGCGCTCCAGATCGCCCACAACCGCGATGCGCGGGGGCTCCAGGGCGTGATCTTCACGCGGGACGACCGGGCGGGCGAGGGCAAGCTGTCCTCGCGCCTGGGTCTGGTGACCGAGGCGGTCGAGGCGCCGGAGGGGATGGACCTGTACGCGTACCTGGTCGCGCAGCTGTCCAAGGGCGGCAAGGCGGACTACGTGATCGTGGACGAGGCGCAGTTCCTCGCCCCCGAGCAGATCGACCAGCTGGCGCGGATCGTGGACGACCTCGACATGGACGTCTTCGCCTTCGGGATCACGACCGACTTCCGCACCAAGCTCTTCCCGGGCTCCCAGCGTCTGATCGAGCTGGCGGACCGCCTCGAACAGCTGCAGGTGGAGGCCCTGTGCTGGTGCGGTGCCCGCGCCACGCACAACGCCCGTACGGTGGGCGGCGAGATGGTCGTGGAGGGTGCCCAGGTCGTCGTCGGGGACGTGAACCGCCCGGCGGAGGAGATCGGCTACGAGGTTCTCTGCCGCCGCCACCACCGCAAGCGGATGACCTCGGCCGCCGCCCACGCCGGCGCCCTCTCCCCGGACGTCCTCCCCGTCAACCACGGCTGA
- a CDS encoding alkaline phosphatase family protein — MAYSAPSNWDEPELLDLAGAPVPEYGTGSLADLLPTLVAGQGVPGFTAAIAELTPADRNCVFLVDGMGWEQIKAHPDEAPYLNSLLGSSRGGSGRPITAGFPATTATSLASVGTGLPPARHGLPGYAVRNPATGELMNQLRWYPWTQPKPWQPYPTVFQQADKAGVATAQVSSPAFQTTPLTKIALSGGTFLGRMTGEERMDLAAERLAAGDRSLVYTYYSELDGAGHRHGVNSDAWRGQLMYVDRLVQRLAEQLPPRTALYVTADHGMVDVPFDEDSRIDFDEDWELGAGVALLGGEGRARHVYAVPGAEADVLTVWREVLGDRFWIASREEALERGWFGAPGECDERVLGRIGDVVAAAQADVAITASRKEPNESALVGMHGSMTAAEQLVPLLEIRT, encoded by the coding sequence ATGGCCTATTCCGCACCGTCGAACTGGGACGAGCCGGAGCTGCTGGACCTCGCCGGCGCCCCCGTTCCGGAGTACGGCACCGGCTCGCTCGCCGACCTGCTGCCGACCCTCGTGGCAGGCCAGGGCGTCCCCGGGTTCACCGCCGCCATCGCCGAGCTGACCCCGGCCGACCGGAACTGCGTGTTCCTGGTCGACGGCATGGGCTGGGAGCAGATCAAGGCCCACCCGGACGAGGCCCCGTACCTGAACTCCCTCCTCGGCAGCTCGCGCGGCGGCTCCGGCCGGCCGATAACGGCAGGCTTCCCGGCGACCACCGCCACCTCGCTGGCCTCCGTCGGCACCGGCCTGCCGCCCGCGCGGCACGGCCTGCCCGGCTACGCCGTGCGCAATCCGGCCACCGGCGAGCTGATGAACCAGCTCCGCTGGTACCCCTGGACCCAGCCGAAGCCCTGGCAGCCGTACCCGACCGTCTTCCAGCAGGCCGACAAGGCGGGGGTGGCGACGGCGCAGGTTTCCTCGCCCGCGTTCCAGACCACCCCGCTCACCAAGATCGCGCTGAGCGGCGGCACCTTCCTCGGCCGGATGACCGGCGAGGAGCGGATGGACCTCGCGGCCGAGCGCCTCGCAGCCGGCGACCGCTCGCTGGTGTACACGTACTACAGCGAGCTCGACGGGGCCGGCCACCGGCACGGCGTGAACTCCGACGCCTGGCGCGGCCAGCTGATGTACGTCGACCGGCTGGTGCAGCGGCTCGCCGAGCAACTCCCGCCGCGTACGGCGCTGTACGTGACCGCCGACCACGGCATGGTGGACGTCCCCTTCGACGAGGACTCCCGGATCGACTTCGACGAGGACTGGGAGCTGGGCGCGGGCGTGGCCCTGCTCGGCGGCGAGGGCCGGGCCCGGCACGTGTACGCCGTACCGGGCGCCGAGGCCGACGTCCTGACGGTGTGGCGCGAGGTGCTGGGCGACCGGTTCTGGATCGCGAGCCGTGAAGAGGCCCTGGAACGGGGCTGGTTCGGCGCGCCGGGGGAGTGCGACGAGCGCGTGCTCGGCCGGATCGGCGACGTGGTCGCGGCCGCCCAGGCAGATGTGGCCATCACCGCCTCGCGCAAGGAGCCCAACGAGTCCGCCCTCGTCGGCATGCACGGCTCCATGACGGCGGCCGAGCAGCTGGTCCCGCTGCTCGAGATCCGCACCTGA